The nucleotide window ATTTTCTTTGTTGAATATGGGTTTTGAAGACAGTTAAATTCCTCCATACAGGTACTTTGTTTATCTCTCATGGAcgtcttttatgttttctcaacTTTTCGCAGCTATTCCATTTCTGGTATGTTAGTCACAAAGTCTTTGTGGCTCCTCAAAAGgtgaaaaatacatgtgcatatgtacacaccttTCCTGACTGTCCCTTTCATAATTTTGAAGTTAAGCCTCAGCACTAACTATTAGGAGTGTTTGATTTAGAGGAAGTGTTTTTTTCTCTGCCATTGTGTTGACAAACTCAGCTGGCTAGGGGGTCACATGATGTTTTTGTCCTTGGTCATAAAGTCATGTTTTACTGAAGGGATAACATACAAGATATGATTGCCCCTGGTGGGTAACAGTGAAGCCCCTGGGGTGGCGACGTGATGTTGTGTGACTAAAGCCCGGGTCATCGTCACAGCTACACACGCACTGTGGACTAACCCTTCGAACAAGACAGGCTGGAGCGGAACCTCATGGTGTGTTGGgaggattatacatgtatagctacatGCCCTTGAGTGAAACGTACATGAACTGGTACACTTACACACATGACATGTTTTGGTACAAAGACAACATATCGTGCAGGTAGACTACTCAAATGTGGTTGTGTCTGGAAGTTTCTGGCTGTCTTCCTGTTGTGCCACCAAAGGTTGCGTTATCCCTTTTCCCCAACATCTGTACTAGGGGGGCCTGGTCATATCCCATTTCCAAGTATCTGTATGAGAGGCACCAAAGGGGGACACCATATCATGTGGTTCTAAAAGCCCATTTCCTATTAAAGGCCTGTTTGTACATGATGTAATATCCCACTTGAATTACTTCAGAATACGGTCTGCCCAGtttataagtggaatattcttgagtatggcataaagcaaAATAATggtttaataaatgaataatatcaGAATAAGAACTCGCAATTACAACATTGAGACTCTGTGGGGATATGTAGAGAACATGTTAGATGTTGTctacattttatgtacatttcatgcTCTAAACTCAACAAGGCTTCGACATATAGGGGTAATTCtagtttgattgttgttttgtgtatgtgtatgagtgTTTGCTGAATATGGTTTCGAGAACATGTTTGGTGTTCTTGTTTGTGAAATGTGTCTCAATGACATGTCATATTGCTGCATGGTGAGACTGGTATGAAGATGCCAGCGATGATTGTGGTACTAAACAGCTGATTCTGTCTTGTCAGGGTGGGTGGGACGGTGGGTGCAGTGCTGACATGCCCCCTCGAGGTGGTCAAGACCCGTCTCCAGTCCTCCGTGGCAGTGTTTCGCCCAGTCTACGTCCCGTCTGTGAATTTGGTGACCCATGGCACCCAATGTGCTAACCTGAGCACATACTCATCAGCGCGAGATCTGGTACTGCCCCATACCCACCACAGTAGAGTATCTACAAGCCTCTTCATCTGTCTCAGGTAAGTCCACTCCAGGTTACACCCACTTCAAGTAACCGTCTCTCTCTTGTGGGATTCCTCGTCATGTCAACTTTCTCTATGTTGATAGTTATTAACAAAATTTTTGCTTAAAATTGCAAAAACTCTTTTTGACCTAGTCCATGactaaattacacatttttaattgattttaaaagttttaaaagttgCAGTGATCATGGAAAAGTGTTTTTAAGCTTGTTTGGAATATAGGACTATAATATGACAAATACAGTAATTGTGTAGTAATCTTTAATGCCTAGTGTTTATTTAGAATGGAAGTTCTAGAGGAGGTACATGGAGGCCTACATCTAGATTTGAATGATTAGGACCTGGCCAAATGTCTTGGCTTCCCTAAACTAACAGGGttaggtgttcaaatccagctcaggCTGACCAGGCTGTGGCTTTAAATCAGACAGCGAGTCAgttgcacatacatacatgaacatataccAGCCAAGGATTGTTTTTGCCTTTTGTACGGACTCCGAGATGTTTACGCCACTCTTCAAGCGGATGTCAGTGTCTTTACAGTTATATCAAAACCTACCAGTGACCTATAAAACAGGTTTCCTGTCAAACACATTTATGATGTTTATTATGATCCAGTTCTGACTCGTCACACATTTTGTACAGGTCATCTTGATGCTGATAAGCTGTTTGAATGATTGTGTTGATGTGGATGTTATAAAATGACTATACTTTCACATGGCtgtattttgttcttttgttctGTAGGCATATTGTCCAAACAGAAGGTGTTCGGGGTTTGTTTAGAGGCTTAGGCCCTAATCTAGTTGGAGTCGCTCCATCCAGGTAGGTCAGACATCACATGTTAATGTTTACACTTTGATTGATCATGGCTCAGCAGACAGAATGACCctggaaaaaatatatatacatggccTCATTGAGCTGTAAAAAAAACCATGTATGTGTGAAGACTGTTCTTACAGTGAACCCATCGATGCATGGGGACAGGTATTGAAATATTGAATTGTCCTTATTTGGAGAATAAGAGGAATTGAGACATGCTGCTGGTATTTCTTACCCTGTAGCTAAATGCACTGTAGACCTGGTTGTGCAAAGGTGCAAATAAAAACCTTTGTAAGAGTATGCAGACTACAGTGATGACCCTATAACCTGGTTATATTCTGACACTAGGCCTTGAGGCCTGGGTTAGTCAGTAACCAGGTTAGTCTATGGTCAGCCAGCATGCACAGTAGAGCCTCTACACTCTGATCTTGATTACTGAGAAGTTCCCCAGAAATACACTTTGTTATAAAGGAATTCATGGAGTtaattgatgtattttttgtatgaGGAGGAGGGGATGGGTTTGGCAGATATGAATTACATTGTGCTAACAAAAAGGTCTTTAAGTACACATGAAGGAAAGCAACAGGGTATTCTCTCACCTGGCTGAATGAGAACTCCAAAACATGGGGCGTTATTGGGTGCCATGCTGTGGCGCAAAGGGAAGTGGGTTGTCACTGGTGTTTGGAGAGGTAAGCATTGGGGTGGAGAGAGATGGGGAATTTTACTGGAATGACGGTGATGTTGGGAGGGTAGGTACTTGGTAGGCAAACAATGTAATACAGCAAAACACTTTCATAGTTCTGAAGAATTTTCAAAATGAGCTTTGTGGGGTTTAGACAACTGATAGGCTGTTTTAAATAAAGCCACGCATTCTTTTTCTTGTGATTGGTCCGAGGAAAATGAACCTGTTTGTCACACATTTAGTTTGGTTCCAATGTCTCTGtcaaatatgtttttgtgtgaaGACTTCTTCAACAATGTTGAGGTCTTTAGAATTCAAGCCTTTGATTGTGAATACACTATCCATGATAGCCCATCTGTCATCTAGCTAAGGGGCAGGGAGCTCTCTTCCCAGAGAAGCCATAGAAGTACGTGTATTTCATTTAGTTAATGAGGATAGAACTGGATACCAACATATATTGGTCATTCCAAACTGGAGAAACTAGGTGACTTATCAGTGTTAAGTGTGAATCACGTCATCATGTCACCACCAACTTTCACAGAGCCAGCAGTCTGTGTCTAACAAGAATTTCTCCACTTTCACCTTAGTGTATTAATGACAAAGACCTGATTGTGTCTTACACTGTACAGCTTATTAAACACCCTGGCAGTGTTGGTTACTTTGCAAGAAAGTGTGTTTTATTAAGACAGTCTACAGGTTTATGAAGTGTAGTTATGTAGACACTTTACAGAAGTATATTTATAGGCTAAAGACATACTTACTAATATTTGctcatttgatattttttcatctgtttcagggcaatatatttttgtacatatgcAAAGACAAAGCGTTTGTTAAATCAGAACATCTCACCTGACACCCCTCTAGTCCACATAGGCTCAGCCGCTGCTGCAGGTAAGGGCCACacactgtcatatttgttttctctctcACAAGCGAAAGCGTACGtaaagaaaatatgtaaaagcgCAGTTattttcaattacatgtacgtgtacgaATGGTCATAGTCAAGATTTGATACCCATCAGCTTTGAAAATCTTGGGCCTCAGCTGTCAGAACAGATGGTGAGAGAAAAGCTATAGTTGTGATATTAAGCATTGCTTTCTGTGACCACATGTACAAGGCTTATAGAGCATGCTTGAATTCCGTCAATATTCTTGTCTGGAATACAGTATAAGGCTCTGTGCCCATTTGGTATCTCAAGATTTACATGAACCTTAACTCCATGGTACTGTCATGTACCTCCAAGATTGAGAGATTTTGTAAGGCAATTGATTGAACTTGTGCTCAAGAGGATGTTTATGTCCACAGGTGCAACTGCCAGTACGCTCACAAATCCTATATGGTTTGTGAAAACAAGGTTACAGCTTGACCAAAAGTAAGTTTACTAGCCGTACTTAAATCTTGTTACttattgttttgatttcttCTGTAAATGTCAGTGTTCCGGCAgatttaaattaaatgtcacGTTTTGGTTGaaagttttcattattttttttttaaataccttttcgtatgtatattatattttctaTTTGACATCATAATAAAGTGTCCATGGAATGCTCTTCTTTCTGTTGCCTTGTGATTACTTTTGTCCAAAACAAAAAGCAAGATAGACCTGAACTCAGTTCCATCAATGTTGAATATTACAATTGTGTTGTCAGTACAATATTTGGATTAATTGCTTGACtgactcaagaacatttcactaacAGAGTCACTGTCATGGGAGGTATGAATCAAAGTAACAGTGAATGTGAGAATATTGTGATAAAATCGTTGATTGGATTTATTCGTGTAAATTAACATGTTTCTACAAATCTGGATTATTTACAGGAAGAATGGGAGATTGACGTGTACACAGTGCGTTCGGCAGATTCTCCAGACCCAGGGCATTCGTGGCTTCTACAAGGGACTCACAGCATCTTACTATGGCATATCCGAGACAGTCATCCACTTTGTGATATACGAAGCTGTCAAGGCAAGGTTGATGGAGTATCGAGCGAAATACTCACCTGATGAAGATCTCACAGGCATGGACTTTCTGCGCTTTATGTTGGCCGGTGCTATCTCAAAGTCATGTGCCTCCATAATTGCATATCCACATGGTAAGAAACCTGCTGGCACAACTGTCAATTGTACAGAGTTTGACAAGATTGAAGGTTACATTTCTGAAAATGCAAAAAAGCAGATACACATTTAAAGGCTAAATGTGAaactctctttctctttttaaaattttactgacCGAATTAATAGTTGTGAGAATTAACATTCCCATTAAATGCCAATATTCTTTGctaaagtgtttttttgtttttgttttttgttttgctttttgttaATTCTTATGTAAATCTCAATATCTTTGGCTGGCCCACAtgaactaaaatattttttattttttcctgtaGAAGTTGCAAGGACCCGGTTGCGACAGGAAGGTGATAAGTACCGCTCATTCTTCCAGACCTTAGCCTTGGTGTTTAAAGAAGAGGGGTACAGGGGCCTGTATAGGGGACTCGCAACCCAACTTGTACGGCAAATTCCAAACACAGCAATAATGATGTCAACGTATGAGCTCGTGGTCTACCTTCTGTGCTACGAAGAGGATGCAACGTGAAAACAGTCCTGTGAAAATTTGTCGCATAGCAATAACTAGAACTCCAAAGAGTATAAGGCTGCCTTCTCCTGCATATGGAATGGGTGGTGCAGATTTGACGTGTGTCTACCATCTCCTGGCATGCATAGTCTTGTAAATTTACAATTCTGAGAACTTCTCAAGAGATCGCTTAGAAGAAAATATATGTCTTCCATGTTTGTGGATCTGGACAGAACTCAAGCACAAATGCTGTTCCATAAAAAACATTCTTACAGCTAGTGAGAGGAGATTTGAACTATACTTTTGGACAGATTTAAAACCAGCTGTATGTATAGATACTTATTGTTCCATGCCATCAGGACAAGAAGAACCATTGAGCTGTTCCCTGTAGGACTTATAGCAGGAAATTATGCACAGGCATGACAATCGCTTCAGTATTTCTGAATCCGTATTTAGTTGAAGCTTCAGGTTGTAATGTCAGCTTCATGGTTTGTGTTGATATGCCATGTATGTGGTGAAACACATCAGAAAAAGTGTTCAAAACGAACTGCATCTGTAACACATTCTTGGCTATATATGCAATTAGGTCGAAGCCAGGATCTGTTTGAAAGTTGTCTGATGACCATGAACTTTTGTAGCTAGTTTCCCAGTGGTGTGACGAATGACACTGACCACCCTGAGTATTTGGACTGTGATGAtgtttgatgtacatatattgtatacaaCTTTTGAAACTGTAAATATAATAGCTTGTGTGTAAATAAGTGTAAAgaattgtacatacatatagatgtacacaAAGGAAAGTGATACATATGAAGATTATGTAACATTTTGGATAAAGTTTAATGATTATTGAAAGGTGTAAATGTGTGAATTAgactttgtgtacatgtgcttgtgCTCTGTTGAAAGTACTTCAGATACCATGTTGAAAGTGCTTAGAATCATGTCTGAAAGTAGTCAAGAGTTGCTTTGAATGTGCTTTGGGTGATGTTTTGAAAGAGTTTTTGTTGAATGTTTTGTTGAATGAAAGGTCTTGTGGGGTTTGGGTGTTTTGAGCTTGCCATATTGTGTTGATAGTGCTTTCGGTGTTCCgttgaaattgttttttgtattgCATTGAAAGAGCTTCCAGTATAATGTATTGCAATATTAGTACTCTTGGTGTTGTTTTCAAATAGCTGTCCATATTGCCTTAAAAGTGCTTTTGGTGTCTGGTgtaccagatacatgtatcctcTGAAGAGAACTTCTAAGTGTTCCAGGATTGTGCTATTTTGAGTTTCCATGATGGTACAATTGCATTGTCAGTATCTTGTTTGTTATTatgatcatattttttttttaaatatatctatTTTCTGTGGCATTTTTAAAAGTGTGGTAcctgtttggtttttttttttatgagaatCTCCTCTAAACAACCATACATGAAATTTTGTATCCggtaccacatgtacatctacagtatCAGATGAGTGAAacaaacagtatacatgtgggTTACATTTACTCTACAAACTCTGAAATGACCAAATGCTGCAGGTAGCCTTTGGTCATGTTGGGTACAATAGCTTTGCATAAATGCAGGTAGTGTCACCAGTCTTATAAATGGATGTTTGTGGACTGATGGATGAATTGGCATCACAATTTAGCCAGggtccatgtttttttttagtatttattacatttgtatGAGCAGtagatttttttatgtatattctTGCTGTTATTGCCAGGAATTTGAGAGTTTTTCACTTGTCAGAGCTTAAATTCAGATAATTGTCTACATTTTTGTCCATGCAATGTTTGAGACCTGGACAGTTTGGGTGATTGTATTGCCTATTTTGGTGCCATATTGTATCTGCTTACATGCACCATTTTAAATGGTCATTGCACTTTGTCCTTAACATGTACCTTTGCCCCTTGTGTGTACAAGgcaaaaaatacatgtgtacccaCAGTGAGGAACAAGGCCAACAATTACCTCCTTAAAGGTAGAGGTTAAATGCGCATGTTCTTGTCTTCAAGAAATAGCTGAATAAGGGCATTCTTATTTCACTTGTTTTATGTGGGGTAAATAAGTATTAAGTTAAGATTGTATCCCGTGTACACCGAGGAATTTTTCAAAAGTCTTTGTTTCCATTCTTGTATCATTCTTGTTTTCCATCCATGTATGGCagtgaaaatatgtatatgctTATGTATACTGCTGTAAAGAAACTATTGTTCTGTGATCAGTGAAGTCATCAGTCACAAATTAAGACCTTGTaaatgttgtacatacatgtgattgtCTGCTGTCAGCTCTTGACACACTGTCAGAGCCTGCCAAATACCTCGGAGTTGTGTGCCATATGCCAAGCGTTAAGCCCTACAGAGTTTACTCTTTCGTTGTTGCCAAGATGtattatttactgtacatgCGAAGGTACTTGGAGAGTTTGGCGAACTTAGAGACCAAAACAGCACTTTTTCTCCGTGCATAGAAACATGTTGATTCCTGTACGGGATTGTATAGTTTGCGATATTGTGTATCAGatatgattgttttatttttttgatgctGTGAGAATAAGCCCCTGAAGAACTTTTCATTGGCAGTCAGGGGGTATGAATCGTATCCAAAAGAGCTGGAATAAACCAGATGtttatgaacatttatttgttgCGTTTTTCAATGTGCTTGTCATCCGATCGTTTCGAAGTGAATTTGTATGGTAAAATAGTGTTTAATTGTGACGGGTGTTGTATGGAATGAGACCAAAATGTTTCTAGTAGAAGTGACCGCTTCGTGAGACGAATTTCTGGTCATAAACATTAATACAGCGCGTTCATTAGTCTTGGAGAATTGTTGGTATGAGGCGCAGTCAACTTAGACATGCttgtcttcttttttattttgctcaTTGAGATGTGAGCTTGCATGTAAGAGTGATGACACCAAAAGAAAGGAAATAAACAGCATTGTGTTCAGAGCGGATCAGTTGATAtgtcctgcccggtttcctggcCGCAATACTGGCGGCCATCTTGTGAGTGAAGtacttgagaacggcgtaaaacatcaatcaaatagataaattgaCACGTTTTTTACGGCCTTCATGTTTGGGTATTGCTTTCGGAAGGTAGCTTGATCTCACAATATTGGCGTGGTTTGCCGTCTATCTCATAATATTGGTGGCGTGTACCCCCTAtcgcacagttggtagagcgtccgcttcgggaccggtagatccaggattaatccttgatcgagtcacacctaagactttaaaagaggaagttgtaacttcctcgcttggcgttcagcatgaagaggaaagtgcaacgactggttgacctgtataagtataatggctcgggcggggccgcttacttgccttcggtaaggcgtctcagtgaagcagcactaaatagaagagcggtggaaatccgtcctgcaacaaggaggcacattacacgtacatgcactctaatgattcgttcgtcgtcacatgactgaaaaattgttgagtacgacgttaaaccccaagcactcacagaGGTGTACGATCAATCTCACCAAATTAGCCGAGTGTACCGTTTATCCCACTTAATGGCGTAGGTTACTGTCTACCTCACAATAGCGTTGGAGTGTGCCTTCCGTCTCACAACATTGACTGGCTGATACTCTATCTCACCATATACAGAGTGGATGTGCGTCTTTCTCACCATGTGGGATGGGTGTACCGTTTGTCTCACAATATTAGCTCTCTCAGTTTTGGCTGGATGATCCTCTCACACATGATTGGCTTCTAAAGAGTACTAACTTTTTTATGTGTACCTACTAACGTGGTGAATTGCCGAGAATAGTGCGTATATACTAcgaaaatcattttcaaatggGCTTTTTCCCGAAAgtagaaaaatgtgaaaagaacaccgaatacaacatgtacaaataacTCTTCACATTCGCCCTTTTATATGAAGTTtgcttgttttgtgttttctccttTCTATATCTATAGAATCTGTagtattttaacttttatttgaaaGTCCCTGCATTTCCTTTAGACACAACAGTGTCGATATAAAATTATAATCGATAGAATACAGTAAAT belongs to Liolophura sinensis isolate JHLJ2023 chromosome 9, CUHK_Ljap_v2, whole genome shotgun sequence and includes:
- the LOC135474801 gene encoding solute carrier family 25 member 36-A-like — protein: MVLDGNAVHLIAGGVGGTVGAVLTCPLEVVKTRLQSSVAVFRPVYVPSVNLVTHGTQCANLSTYSSARDLVLPHTHHSRVSTSLFICLRHIVQTEGVRGLFRGLGPNLVGVAPSRAIYFCTYAKTKRLLNQNISPDTPLVHIGSAAAAGATASTLTNPIWFVKTRLQLDQKKNGRLTCTQCVRQILQTQGIRGFYKGLTASYYGISETVIHFVIYEAVKARLMEYRAKYSPDEDLTGMDFLRFMLAGAISKSCASIIAYPHEVARTRLRQEGDKYRSFFQTLALVFKEEGYRGLYRGLATQLVRQIPNTAIMMSTYELVVYLLCYEEDAT